In one Candidatus Palibaumannia cicadellinicola genomic region, the following are encoded:
- the rpsU gene encoding 30S ribosomal protein S21 produces the protein MPVIKVRENEPFDVALRRFKRSCEKAGVLSEVRRREFYEKPTTERKRAKASAVKRYTKKLARENARRTRLY, from the coding sequence ATGCCGGTAATTAAAGTACGTGAAAACGAGCCATTCGACGTGGCACTCCGTCGCTTTAAACGTTCTTGCGAAAAAGCAGGAGTTCTATCCGAAGTTCGTCGTCGTGAGTTCTATGAAAAACCTACTACGGAACGCAAACGAGCGAAAGCTTCAGCAGTAAAACGTTATACCAAAAAACTAGCTCGTGAAAACGCACGTCGTACTCGTCTATATTAA
- the tsaD gene encoding tRNA (adenosine(37)-N6)-threonylcarbamoyltransferase complex transferase subunit TsaD has protein sequence MPVLGIETSCDETGVAIYDDQQGLLANQIYSQVRLHADYGGVVPELASRDHVRKTVPLIQAALLEAGLQAKDINGVAYTAGPGLVSALMVGATVGCALAYAWRVPDIAVHHMEGHLLAPMLEANPPDFPFAALLVSGAHTQLIAVTGIGEYQLLGESIDDAAGEVFDKIAKLLGLDYPGGPLLSLIAQQGVAGRYTFPRPMTDRPGLNFSFSGLKTFAANTINAVARNAQTDADVARAFEDAVVDTLAIKCRRALDQTGLQRLVIAGGVSANQTLRTRMKEMIEQRGKGEKVFYARPELCTDNGAMIAYVGMVRLPSCTKRKSQLAVTVRPRWPLEELTTVRT, from the coding sequence ATGCCAGTATTAGGTATTGAGACTTCCTGTGATGAAACTGGCGTGGCAATTTATGATGATCAGCAAGGGCTACTAGCGAATCAAATTTACAGCCAGGTGAGACTACATGCAGATTATGGCGGTGTGGTACCTGAACTAGCGTCTCGTGATCACGTACGAAAAACAGTGCCTTTAATTCAAGCAGCACTATTAGAGGCTGGACTACAGGCAAAAGATATCAACGGAGTTGCGTATACCGCTGGACCAGGACTAGTTAGCGCGCTGATGGTAGGAGCTACCGTAGGATGCGCGCTAGCCTATGCATGGAGGGTACCGGATATAGCTGTGCACCATATGGAAGGTCATTTGCTAGCACCGATGTTGGAGGCTAATCCTCCAGATTTTCCTTTTGCCGCGCTGTTAGTATCTGGTGCGCATACTCAACTTATAGCGGTAACAGGCATCGGTGAATATCAATTACTAGGTGAGTCTATAGATGATGCTGCAGGTGAGGTATTTGATAAGATAGCTAAGCTACTTGGTCTCGATTATCCAGGAGGACCTCTGTTATCACTAATAGCACAACAAGGCGTTGCAGGACGCTATACTTTTCCGCGGCCTATGACTGACCGCCCTGGTCTGAATTTCAGTTTCTCTGGATTAAAAACCTTTGCTGCTAATACAATAAATGCGGTCGCTAGGAATGCACAGACTGATGCCGATGTGGCGCGGGCATTCGAAGATGCGGTAGTAGATACGTTAGCAATTAAATGCCGCCGTGCGCTAGATCAAACTGGTTTACAAAGACTAGTAATTGCAGGCGGCGTTAGCGCTAACCAGACGCTACGTACGCGTATGAAGGAGATGATCGAACAACGGGGAAAGGGAGAGAAAGTATTTTACGCACGACCTGAGTTATGTACTGATAATGGTGCAATGATCGCATACGTTGGCATGGTACGGTTACCATCCTGTACCAAGAGAAAGAGTCAATTAGCAGTCACAGTACGCCCACGTTGGCCACTAGAAGAGTTAACAACCGTAAGAACCTAA
- the folB gene encoding dihydroneopterin aldolase codes for MDIIFIEQLTVMAFIGVYDWEQQYLQKLVFDLELGWDNLPAARSDNISDSLSYTDVSETVLSLVSSNCFTLIERVAEEVAELLITKFSLTWVRIKVTKPGAVPQAASVGVIIQRGQKK; via the coding sequence GTGGATATTATCTTTATTGAACAATTAACCGTAATGGCCTTCATTGGTGTTTATGACTGGGAGCAGCAATATTTGCAAAAGTTAGTTTTCGATTTAGAACTTGGCTGGGATAACCTACCAGCAGCGCGTAGCGACAATATATCTGATAGTCTGAGCTATACCGATGTTAGCGAAACTGTATTGTCTTTAGTTAGTAGTAATTGTTTTACACTGATAGAACGAGTGGCCGAAGAGGTAGCGGAACTACTAATCACTAAATTTTCTCTCACCTGGGTACGCATTAAAGTAACTAAACCAGGAGCTGTGCCGCAGGCGGCAAGCGTCGGCGTCATTATTCAGCGTGGACAGAAAAAATGA
- the bacA gene encoding undecaprenyl-diphosphate phosphatase, which yields MADMHWLVIALILGLVEGVTEFLPISSTGHMILVSNLLGLNDDKTKTFEIMIQLGPILAVVVIFWRRLFSLIGINFNSVSSDRRLHLNHIILGIVPSVVFGLMFHKKIKSLFEPKYVMYALVVGSLLLLAGQWLNPRKPRATSIDDISYRQAFFIGCFQCFALWPGFSRSGATISGGLLVGVSRDAAFEFSFILAVPMILGATILDVYKSLPCLFWQDWPMFIVGLFTAFIVALITIQFFWHIIKSISLVPFVLYRFLLVTLFYWVLIY from the coding sequence ATGGCAGATATGCACTGGTTAGTAATTGCGTTGATACTTGGCCTAGTAGAAGGAGTAACAGAATTTTTACCTATCTCCTCTACCGGACATATGATATTAGTAAGTAATTTACTAGGATTAAATGACGATAAGACGAAGACCTTTGAGATTATGATCCAACTTGGCCCCATTTTAGCGGTAGTTGTCATTTTCTGGCGTCGGTTATTTAGTCTGATCGGCATCAACTTTAATAGTGTCAGTAGCGATCGTAGGTTGCATCTCAATCATATTATACTGGGCATAGTACCATCTGTAGTATTTGGATTAATGTTTCACAAAAAAATCAAATCTCTTTTTGAACCAAAATACGTGATGTATGCGTTGGTTGTTGGTAGTCTGTTACTACTAGCAGGTCAATGGCTGAATCCTAGAAAACCCCGCGCTACTAGTATTGACGATATTAGCTATCGACAAGCTTTTTTTATCGGCTGTTTTCAATGTTTTGCTTTATGGCCTGGTTTCTCACGTTCTGGTGCGACAATTAGTGGTGGCTTATTGGTAGGAGTAAGCCGTGATGCTGCGTTTGAGTTTTCCTTTATTCTAGCTGTGCCGATGATATTAGGAGCTACAATATTAGATGTATATAAAAGCTTACCTTGTTTATTCTGGCAAGATTGGCCAATGTTCATCGTTGGTTTGTTCACGGCGTTTATTGTAGCCCTGATTACTATTCAATTCTTCTGGCATATTATTAAGTCCATATCCTTAGTTCCTTTTGTTCTCTATCGCTTTCTACTTGTAACTCTTTTCTACTGGGTTTTAATATATTAG
- a CDS encoding multifunctional CCA addition/repair protein, producing MEKYLVGGAVRNRLLQLPVAERDWVVIGATRQEMLMAGYQQVGKDFPVFLHPESGEEYALARFEKKSVMGGYTGFTYYASPEITLEEDLRRRDLTINAIACDAQGLLIDPYHGQRDIHQRWLRHVSEAFYEDPLRVLRVARFAAQLAHLNFRIVPDTLVMMQHMTGELPLLSPERVWKETEKALVTRNPQIYFQVLRDCGALKTLFPELDTLFGIPAPAKWHPEIDTGIHTLMTVAMTAQLSDNIAVRFASLCHDVGKGLTPRDKWPSHHGHGPAGVKLVNSLCKRLRVPNSLRNLAIIVTKYHDLLHCVAKLTPKKLITFFYAIDVWRRPERLEQMILISTADARGRTGFENHPYPQGELLREAYRIASSITSREVVDNGFTGQQIGEQLRQQRQRAIARWKQQGRY from the coding sequence TTGGAAAAATATCTGGTGGGCGGTGCCGTACGTAACAGGTTACTGCAGCTTCCGGTAGCAGAACGGGATTGGGTTGTCATCGGCGCAACACGGCAAGAAATGCTCATGGCCGGATATCAACAAGTTGGAAAAGATTTTCCGGTGTTCCTACATCCCGAAAGTGGGGAAGAATATGCACTTGCACGTTTTGAAAAAAAGTCAGTAATGGGTGGTTATACCGGCTTTACCTATTATGCTTCACCAGAAATAACGTTAGAAGAAGATCTTCGGCGCCGTGATCTTACTATAAATGCGATAGCTTGCGATGCACAGGGATTATTGATTGATCCCTATCATGGTCAGCGTGATATTCACCAACGCTGGCTACGCCATGTCTCAGAAGCTTTCTACGAAGATCCGTTACGTGTACTTAGGGTCGCACGATTTGCAGCACAGCTAGCTCACCTAAATTTCCGTATCGTGCCGGATACATTAGTTATGATGCAGCATATGACTGGTGAGTTACCACTGCTATCGCCAGAGCGAGTATGGAAAGAAACAGAAAAAGCACTAGTTACACGTAATCCGCAAATATATTTTCAGGTTCTACGTGATTGTGGTGCTCTTAAGACGCTTTTTCCTGAATTAGATACACTTTTTGGTATCCCAGCACCTGCTAAATGGCATCCAGAAATCGATACTGGTATTCATACTCTAATGACCGTAGCAATGACGGCGCAGTTATCCGACAATATCGCGGTCCGTTTTGCTTCGCTCTGTCATGATGTTGGTAAAGGATTGACTCCACGCGATAAGTGGCCTAGTCATCATGGGCACGGACCTGCTGGAGTCAAGTTAGTTAATTCTTTGTGCAAACGTCTACGGGTGCCAAATTCACTACGTAATTTGGCTATAATAGTTACTAAGTATCATGATTTGCTGCACTGCGTAGCAAAGCTAACGCCGAAGAAGCTAATAACATTTTTTTATGCTATCGATGTCTGGCGTCGTCCTGAGCGTCTAGAACAGATGATCCTCATTAGTACAGCAGATGCCCGTGGGCGCACCGGGTTTGAAAATCATCCCTATCCCCAGGGCGAATTACTGCGTGAAGCCTACCGCATAGCCTCTTCTATTACGTCGCGCGAGGTTGTAGATAATGGTTTTACCGGCCAACAAATTGGAGAACAGTTGCGTCAGCAACGTCAGCGTGCAATAGCAAGATGGAAGCAACAGGGTAGGTATTAA
- the ubiK gene encoding ubiquinone biosynthesis accessory factor UbiK encodes MIDPQKIEALVLQVHDSLPKSIRNLGDDIEKKIRQVLQNQFNRMNLISCEKFDVQTQVLLRTREKLSQLELRLKALEMMLMKKDSDEKTTPDTPQECSLGKHSLKNMENNK; translated from the coding sequence ATGATAGATCCCCAAAAAATAGAAGCACTTGTTCTCCAAGTTCATGATTCGTTACCTAAAAGTATTCGCAACCTAGGAGACGATATAGAAAAAAAGATCCGTCAGGTTTTGCAAAACCAGTTTAATCGTATGAATTTAATTAGCTGTGAAAAATTTGATGTACAAACCCAGGTACTACTACGTACCCGCGAAAAACTTAGCCAATTAGAATTACGTCTGAAGGCGCTGGAAATGATGCTGATGAAGAAAGACAGCGATGAAAAAACTACGCCTGATACACCACAAGAATGCTCGCTGGGCAAACATTCCTTAAAAAACATGGAAAATAATAAATAG
- the ribB gene encoding 3,4-dihydroxy-2-butanone-4-phosphate synthase produces the protein MNKILFSQFGTPIERVEIALGALRHGRGVLVLDDEDRENEGDMIFAAENMTIEQMALAIRYGSGIVCLCLTEERRQQLELPMMVERNTSHYKTAFTVTIEAAEGVTTGVSAADRITTIHAAINDDAIPSDLNRPGHVFPLLAQLGGVLNRGGHTEAAIDLTSLAGLKPAGVLCEVTNQDGSMARTSEIIAFSHQHNMPVLTIDDLVAYRLALL, from the coding sequence ATGAATAAGATACTTTTTTCCCAATTCGGTACACCCATAGAACGCGTAGAAATAGCGCTTGGTGCTTTACGTCATGGCCGTGGTGTATTAGTACTAGATGATGAAGATCGGGAAAATGAAGGCGATATGATTTTTGCAGCAGAAAATATGACTATTGAGCAAATGGCACTTGCTATTCGTTATGGCAGCGGTATCGTATGCCTGTGTCTTACTGAAGAACGCCGTCAACAACTAGAGCTACCGATGATGGTAGAGCGCAATACTAGCCACTATAAAACCGCCTTCACCGTAACCATAGAAGCTGCAGAAGGTGTGACTACTGGTGTTTCTGCGGCTGATAGAATCACTACGATTCACGCAGCTATCAACGATGATGCTATACCATCAGATCTCAATCGCCCTGGGCATGTCTTCCCACTACTAGCTCAGCTAGGCGGTGTACTGAATCGGGGAGGGCATACCGAGGCAGCCATTGATTTAACCTCACTTGCTGGTCTTAAGCCTGCTGGCGTATTATGCGAAGTAACTAATCAAGATGGTAGCATGGCGCGGACATCAGAAATAATTGCCTTTAGCCATCAGCACAATATGCCAGTGCTCACCATAGACGATTTGGTAGCCTATCGTCTAGCTTTGCTCTAG
- the cpdA gene encoding 3',5'-cyclic-AMP phosphodiesterase — protein MESLLKLPVACGANIRILQITDTHLFASKHDTLLGVKTFYSYNAVLDAVQATDDHFDLVVVTGDLAQDYSPNAYRHFASGMTRLPAPCVWLPGNHDYQPVMVNILAEYGISPAKQVIMGENWQLLLLDSQVYGVPYGKLSDYQLKWLVKILVQQPLRHTILLLHHHPCPSGSIWLDQHRLGNAHRLAEVLQQHPLVHTLLCGHIHQELDVNWQGRRVLASPSTCVQFKPHHTSFTIDTVGPGWRYLDLTLEGDVYTEVRRLTSHEYLPDINNEGY, from the coding sequence ATGGAAAGCCTGTTAAAACTTCCTGTAGCGTGTGGGGCTAATATCAGGATATTACAAATAACAGATACTCACTTGTTCGCAAGTAAGCACGATACTTTACTTGGAGTAAAGACTTTCTATAGCTATAATGCAGTACTGGACGCAGTGCAAGCTACAGATGATCATTTTGATCTGGTAGTGGTAACCGGAGATCTGGCACAGGACTACTCACCTAATGCTTATCGTCACTTTGCTAGTGGTATGACGCGGCTGCCGGCACCATGTGTCTGGTTACCGGGTAATCACGATTACCAACCGGTGATGGTGAATATTCTAGCTGAGTACGGGATTTCTCCGGCAAAACAAGTAATAATGGGTGAAAACTGGCAGCTTTTGCTACTTGATAGCCAGGTATATGGTGTACCATACGGCAAATTAAGCGACTACCAATTAAAATGGCTTGTCAAAATTTTAGTACAGCAGCCGCTGCGCCATACCATACTTTTGCTACATCATCACCCTTGTCCTTCAGGATCTATCTGGCTAGACCAGCATCGCCTAGGTAATGCCCACAGATTGGCAGAGGTACTACAGCAGCATCCCTTAGTTCATACTCTGCTATGCGGTCATATTCATCAAGAGCTAGATGTAAACTGGCAAGGACGACGTGTGCTGGCTTCGCCCTCAACTTGCGTACAGTTCAAACCGCATCATACTAGCTTCACTATCGATACAGTAGGTCCTGGCTGGCGTTATCTTGACCTTACTTTGGAGGGAGATGTTTATACTGAAGTGCGTCGATTGACGAGTCATGAGTACCTACCTGACATTAATAACGAAGGCTACTAA
- a CDS encoding 1-acylglycerol-3-phosphate O-acyltransferase, producing the protein MLLAIVRAFLVVLFSIMICILGLIYCLFSPRNPRHVAAFGRWFGRMAPLFGIKIEVRFPQKVTLPQNCIYIANHQNYYDMVTAAYVVQPRTVTVGKKSLLWIPLFGPLYWLTGNLLIDRDNGTRAHKILSQIVDSMKKRNISIWIFPEGTRNRGRGLLPFKTGAFYTAIAAEVPIVPICVSNTTDKIKLNRWSNGIVIIEILPPIDTQDYSRKQVRGLTKYCREIMKNKIDELNAEVAKYESHVI; encoded by the coding sequence ATGCTACTAGCTATTGTTCGCGCCTTTTTGGTGGTACTATTCTCTATTATGATCTGCATATTAGGCTTAATTTATTGTCTCTTTAGCCCGCGTAATCCTCGTCATGTTGCGGCATTCGGCCGTTGGTTTGGGCGTATGGCACCCCTATTTGGAATCAAAATTGAGGTACGTTTTCCTCAAAAAGTAACTTTACCGCAAAATTGCATCTATATCGCTAATCATCAAAACTATTACGATATGGTGACCGCCGCCTATGTAGTACAACCGCGGACGGTTACCGTTGGTAAAAAAAGCCTACTGTGGATCCCACTTTTTGGTCCACTTTATTGGCTCACCGGTAATTTACTTATTGATCGTGATAACGGCACTCGTGCCCATAAGATACTAAGCCAGATTGTCGATAGTATGAAAAAACGTAACATATCTATTTGGATATTTCCAGAAGGAACTCGCAACCGCGGACGCGGACTGCTACCGTTCAAAACTGGTGCTTTTTACACTGCTATTGCAGCTGAAGTGCCAATCGTACCAATTTGCGTCTCCAATACTACCGATAAGATTAAGCTTAACCGCTGGTCTAATGGGATCGTTATTATCGAAATTCTTCCACCTATAGATACCCAAGACTATAGTAGGAAACAGGTACGAGGATTGACTAAATACTGTCGTGAAATAATGAAAAACAAGATCGATGAACTAAACGCAGAAGTTGCTAAATATGAGTCTCACGTTATATAA
- the radA gene encoding DNA repair protein RadA: MVKAVKRFFICNKCSLEYPHWQGQCTNCQAWNTITECYREATGVAVRPVWFAGYDNQTIVSTKKVQKLRNICLKKLPRFSTGFKEFDRVLGGGIVPGSVILLGGSPGAGKSTLLLQTLCQITTQLQIKTLYVSGEESLQQVAIRAHRLKLLPNTELNILPETNIEQICLTALEEKPQLMVIDSIQVMYMTDVPSSPGSISQVREAAACLTRFAKNEGVAVIMVGHVTKDGSLAGPKVLEHCVDCSIMLNVDSDSHFGILRSNKNRFGAVNELGVFAMTEHGLHEVNNPSAIFLRRREEMTAGSSVMVVWEGTRPLLVEIQALVDDSIIAQPRRRIVVGLEQNRLEILLAVLHRHGGLQMANQDVFVNVVGGVKVSETSADLALMLAIVSSLHNRPLPRDLVVFGEVGLAGEIRPVQSGQERITEAAKHGFRYAILPEANVPKKVPENMQIFGVKKLTDALTILEQI, translated from the coding sequence GTGGTTAAAGCGGTAAAACGTTTTTTTATATGTAATAAGTGCAGTTTAGAATATCCTCACTGGCAAGGGCAGTGTACTAATTGTCAGGCTTGGAATACTATCACTGAGTGCTACCGAGAGGCTACCGGAGTTGCGGTACGGCCAGTTTGGTTTGCCGGCTATGATAATCAAACTATTGTCAGTACAAAAAAAGTACAAAAACTGAGAAATATTTGCCTCAAAAAACTACCACGTTTTTCTACCGGTTTTAAAGAGTTCGACCGCGTGCTGGGTGGTGGTATAGTGCCAGGCAGCGTGATTCTACTAGGCGGTAGCCCCGGAGCCGGAAAAAGTACGTTATTACTACAAACATTGTGCCAAATAACCACCCAACTGCAAATAAAAACCTTATACGTAAGTGGCGAGGAATCTCTGCAGCAAGTAGCTATACGTGCTCATAGATTGAAACTACTACCTAACACAGAGCTAAATATATTACCAGAAACTAACATTGAGCAAATTTGCCTCACTGCCTTAGAAGAAAAACCGCAGTTGATGGTTATAGACTCCATTCAAGTAATGTATATGACGGATGTACCATCGTCGCCTGGTAGTATTTCCCAGGTGCGTGAAGCCGCAGCTTGTCTTACGCGTTTTGCAAAAAACGAGGGCGTAGCAGTAATTATGGTTGGACATGTTACCAAAGACGGCTCATTGGCAGGTCCTAAGGTACTTGAACACTGTGTTGACTGTTCGATTATGCTGAATGTAGACTCAGATTCCCATTTTGGAATTTTACGCAGTAATAAAAATCGTTTTGGCGCTGTGAATGAACTGGGGGTTTTTGCTATGACCGAGCATGGGTTGCACGAGGTAAATAACCCGTCAGCTATTTTCCTTCGTCGAAGGGAAGAAATGACCGCAGGCAGTAGTGTTATGGTAGTATGGGAAGGTACTCGCCCGCTTTTAGTAGAAATTCAGGCCCTGGTAGATGATTCTATAATCGCACAGCCGCGCCGTAGGATCGTGGTGGGATTAGAACAAAATAGGCTAGAAATATTGCTAGCGGTGCTACATCGCCACGGTGGGCTACAGATGGCAAATCAGGATGTGTTCGTAAATGTAGTTGGTGGAGTAAAAGTTAGTGAAACCAGCGCTGACTTAGCACTGATGTTAGCTATAGTATCTAGCTTACATAACCGTCCGCTACCAAGAGACTTGGTAGTATTTGGTGAAGTAGGACTTGCTGGTGAAATTCGCCCAGTTCAGAGTGGTCAAGAGCGTATTACTGAAGCCGCGAAACATGGTTTCCGCTATGCCATATTACCTGAAGCTAATGTGCCAAAAAAAGTGCCAGAGAATATGCAAATATTCGGTGTGAAGAAACTGACTGATGCACTCACGATATTAGAACAGATCTGA
- a CDS encoding DNA polymerase III subunit psi, which produces MTIRRDWQLKQLGIIQWTLWRPQLLQGEVVVTLPAHTNFLFVAIADHLPPPDHPLVADVVRSIPLITKQLLHITPEQLMILPKHLRFHCWWVGLTAIRNLNGISLVTPPLSVLENDAAAKRDLWRQIISIKNH; this is translated from the coding sequence ATGACTATAAGGCGTGACTGGCAGTTAAAACAACTAGGCATCATACAATGGACGCTGTGGCGTCCACAATTGCTACAAGGCGAAGTTGTAGTAACGTTGCCGGCACATACCAATTTCTTATTTGTTGCAATTGCAGACCATCTGCCGCCTCCAGATCATCCTCTCGTCGCAGATGTGGTACGTAGCATACCATTGATTACGAAACAACTACTGCATATTACTCCTGAACAATTAATGATCTTACCAAAACATTTACGCTTTCACTGTTGGTGGGTAGGTTTAACAGCTATCCGCAACTTAAACGGTATTTCTTTAGTCACTCCACCATTATCGGTACTTGAGAATGACGCTGCTGCTAAACGTGATCTATGGCGTCAGATCATATCTATAAAAAATCATTAA
- a CDS encoding DEAD/DEAH family ATP-dependent RNA helicase, whose translation MSVVNISFANMGLNAPILDALNDLGYEKPSPIQVECIPYLLAGRDVLGMAQTGSGKTAAFALPLLHKINPKLNAPQVLVLAPTRELAVQVGEACSDFSKHMKGVNVVALYGGQRYDVQLRFLRQGSQVVVGTPGRLLDHLKRGTLDLSHLNGLVLDEADEMLRMGFIEDVENILAQIPAKHQTALFSATMPEAIRRITRRFMNEPQEVHIESSVTNRPDISQSYWTVHGRCKNEALVRFLEAEDFDAAIIFVRTKNATLEVSQSLEQNGYNSAALNGDMNQALREQTLSRLKDGRLDILIATDVAARGLDVDRISFVVNYDIPMDSESYVHRIGRTGRAGRAGRALLFVEHRERRLLRNIERLMKLTIPEVELPTAEVLSTRRLEKFAAKVKNQLKNRDLSMYRAMLARLQRTEKLDLDMETLAAVLLKMAQGERPLIMSPDPIVERRPRSEFRRHTHRERLDFSKMDLYRIEVGRDDGVEVRHIVGAIANEGDINSSYIGNIRLFASHSTIELPKGIPGDMLSHFTRTRIMNKPINMQLFSEAPARCIERHGIRRNFHDRRAAGTAAGCERRFSRQSSRAQRSDSE comes from the coding sequence ATGTCTGTAGTTAATATCTCTTTTGCGAATATGGGACTTAATGCTCCTATTCTTGACGCTCTCAATGATCTTGGTTATGAAAAACCATCTCCGATTCAAGTTGAGTGTATTCCGTACCTATTAGCTGGTCGTGACGTGTTAGGTATGGCTCAAACAGGCAGCGGTAAAACCGCTGCTTTTGCTCTGCCATTACTCCATAAGATAAATCCTAAGTTAAATGCCCCGCAGGTGCTTGTCTTAGCACCTACTCGCGAGCTTGCCGTTCAAGTTGGAGAAGCATGTTCAGATTTTTCTAAACATATGAAAGGCGTAAATGTTGTTGCATTGTACGGTGGCCAGCGCTATGACGTACAGTTACGTTTTTTACGTCAAGGTTCCCAGGTCGTAGTAGGCACTCCAGGTCGCTTACTGGATCATCTCAAACGTGGCACATTAGACTTATCCCATCTAAACGGCCTGGTATTGGACGAAGCAGATGAAATGCTGCGTATGGGCTTTATCGAAGATGTAGAAAATATTCTGGCGCAAATACCAGCTAAACACCAGACCGCGCTATTCTCAGCTACTATGCCGGAAGCGATTCGTCGCATTACCCGACGTTTTATGAATGAACCACAAGAAGTGCACATAGAATCTAGTGTTACTAATCGTCCAGATATCAGTCAAAGCTACTGGACAGTGCACGGAAGGTGTAAAAATGAAGCGCTAGTACGTTTCCTAGAAGCAGAAGATTTCGATGCGGCAATTATTTTTGTCCGTACCAAAAATGCAACGTTAGAAGTCTCACAATCGCTGGAACAAAATGGTTATAATAGCGCGGCGCTGAACGGTGATATGAACCAAGCGCTACGAGAGCAAACGCTGAGCCGTCTTAAAGATGGCCGTCTAGATATTCTAATAGCAACTGATGTAGCCGCACGCGGTTTAGATGTTGATCGCATCAGCTTTGTAGTGAACTATGATATTCCTATGGACTCTGAATCCTATGTACACCGCATAGGTCGTACGGGGCGCGCCGGTAGAGCTGGGCGTGCTCTACTGTTCGTAGAGCACCGCGAACGTCGCTTGTTGCGTAATATTGAACGCCTGATGAAACTTACGATTCCGGAAGTGGAGTTGCCAACCGCCGAGGTGCTGAGCACCCGTCGTCTAGAAAAATTCGCTGCTAAAGTAAAAAATCAACTCAAAAATAGAGATCTAAGTATGTATCGTGCCATGCTGGCTAGGCTGCAGCGGACAGAAAAATTAGATCTCGATATGGAAACGCTGGCCGCAGTACTACTTAAAATGGCTCAGGGTGAACGTCCACTAATTATGTCGCCAGATCCTATTGTTGAACGCCGCCCTCGTAGTGAGTTTCGTCGACATACTCACCGTGAACGTTTAGACTTTAGTAAAATGGATTTATACCGAATTGAAGTAGGTCGTGATGATGGTGTAGAAGTACGTCATATCGTTGGGGCTATCGCCAATGAAGGGGATATAAATAGTAGTTACATTGGTAATATTAGGTTATTTGCATCACATTCTACTATAGAGCTACCGAAAGGCATACCGGGTGATATGCTCTCTCATTTCACCCGTACTCGTATTATGAATAAACCTATTAATATGCAACTTTTTAGTGAAGCTCCGGCTAGATGTATTGAACGCCATGGTATTCGTCGTAACTTCCACGATCGCCGTGCAGCTGGAACTGCTGCTGGCTGCGAACGTCGTTTCAGCCGTCAGAGCTCGCGTGCCCAGCGTAGTGATAGTGAATAA
- the yrbN gene encoding protein YrbN has product MLDLIGLLLVFSFKFNVIRFTLFMKMNYNFHYEVCRLATRRNEARVHVCS; this is encoded by the coding sequence ATGCTTGATCTTATCGGGTTACTGCTTGTTTTTAGTTTTAAATTTAATGTGATCAGGTTCACCCTTTTTATGAAAATGAATTACAATTTTCACTACGAGGTATGTAGACTGGCCACTAGAAGAAATGAGGCACGTGTACATGTCTGTAGTTAA